From Salminus brasiliensis chromosome 21, fSalBra1.hap2, whole genome shotgun sequence, a single genomic window includes:
- the apobec2a gene encoding C->U-editing enzyme APOBEC-2a has protein sequence MAEKGSSSVSSRMAARRKEKVAEKMEEKKGEKSAEDGGKAEVNGTGEAVSSGDAAVTNGAANEAGQDKPEPIELPPFETLTGDRMDPFSFKFQFKNVEYSSGRNKTLLCYLVDKSSGVDGLLRGFMEDEHAGAHAELVFFQLILPQYDPSVNYTVTWYVSSSPCAYCCSKLLEILQERKTLRLNIFSARLLEFEEPDNRAGLKALAAAGCKLRVMKPLDFSYSWDTFVEHEDQRFTPWEDCQENYEYYQEKLADILQ, from the exons aTGGCAGAGAAgggcagcagcagtgtgagctcCAGGATGGCGGCCCGGAGGAAGGAGAAAGTGGCGGAGAAGATggaggaaaagaaaggagagaagagtGCTGAGGATGGAGGGAAGGCGGAGGTGAACGGGACAGGTGAAGCTGTCAGCAGTGGAGACGCAGCCGTGACCAACGGAGCAGCCAACGAAGCTGGACAAGATAAACCAGAACCAATAGAGCTGCCCCCATTCGAAACTCTCACTGG TGACCGGATGGACCCCTTCTCCTTTAAGTTCCAGTTTAAGAATGTGGAGTACTCTTCAGGCCGCAATAAGACGCTGCTGTGTTATCTGGTGGACAAGAGCAGTGGAGTGGATGGCCTGCTCCGGGGCTTCATGGAGGACGAGCATGCGGGGGCTCACGCCGAATTGGTCTTCTTTCAACTGATCCTCCCCCAGTACGACCCATCCGTTAACTACACAGTCACCTGGTATGTCTCCTCAAGCCCATGTGCCTACTGCTGCTCCAAACTGCTGGAGATCCTGCAGGAGAGGAAGACGCTCCGACTAAACATCTTCTCTGCCCGGCTGCTGGAATTTGAGGAGCCAGACAACAGGGCTGGTCTGAAGGCTCTGGCCGCGGCAGGTTGTAAACTGCGGGTGATGAAGCCGCTGGATTTCTCCTACAGCTGGGACACATTCGTAGAGCACGAGGACCAACGCTTTACACCCTGGGAGGACTGCCAGGAGAACTACGAGTATTACCAGGAGAAACTTGCTGATATACTGCAGTAA